The Strix uralensis isolate ZFMK-TIS-50842 chromosome 23, bStrUra1, whole genome shotgun sequence genome has a segment encoding these proteins:
- the SLC25A33 gene encoding solute carrier family 25 member 33 isoform X2 — MVRPTSVSPGLFSVLKSILEKEGPRSLFRGLGPNLVGVAPSRAVYFACYSKAKERFNGIFVPNSNIVHICSAGSAAFITNSLMNPIWMVKTRMQLERKVRGSKPMNALQCARYVYQTEGIRGFYRGLTASYAGISETIICFAIYESLKKHLKEVQLPPSPNGTERNSTNFFGLMFAAAVSKGCASCIAYPHEVIRTRLREEGTKYKTFIQTARLVAREEGYLAFYRGLFAQLIRQIPNTAIVLSTYELIVYLLEDHAK, encoded by the exons GTCAATTCTGGAAAAAGAAGGACCAAGGTCACTCTTCCGAGGGCTGGGTCCAAACTTGGTTGGAGTTGCACCATCAAG aGCTGTCTATTTTGCATGCTACTCCAAAGCCAAAGAGCGATTTAATGGCATTTTTGTGCCCAACAGCAACATTGTGCACATCTGTTCTGCAGGTTCTGCAG ccTTTATCACAAACTCCCTGATGAATCCTATATGGATGGTGAAAACCAGAATGCAACTGGAACGGAA agTCAGAGGCTCAAAGCCAATGAATGCTTTGCAGTGTGCTAGATATGTTTACCAGACAGAAGGTATCCGTGGCTTTTATAGGGGCTTGACTGCCTCCTATGCTGGGATTTCTGAGACCATTATCTGCTTTGCTATTtatgaaagtttaaaaaagcaCTTAAAGGAAGTCCAACTGCCCCCTTCTCCTAATGGGACCGAAAGGAACTCAACAAACTTCTTTGGACTgatgtttgctgctgctgtttccaagGGCTGTGCCTCTTGTATTGCTTATCCACACG AGGTCATACGGACACGGCTGCGAGAAGAAGGCACTAAATACAAGACTTTCATTCAGACGGCACGTCTGGTAGCACGTGAAGAAGGCTATCTCGCCTTCTATAGAGGACTCTTTGCCCAGCTCATCCGGCAGATACCAAACACAGCCATTGTGTTGTCCACCTACGAGTTAATTGTGTATCTGTTAGAAGACCATGCAAAGTAG